TGTCTCATTTGATTTTGATAGCTTCTATGAGGCTAAAAGTGCACCTTACATATAGAGAGCTAACAAGATCAGTTTTGCAGATATTGCTTCTGGAAAATGATAGTTTTACTTGTTGGAAATTATTACGAGTCCAACTCTTTTTTTTTTTTCTTTTTTTTTCCTATGTTCCCAATTCCAATAAAACGCAAACCACAGAGAAATATGTCCACTTGTCCAGCATTAACTTCAAAGGTCCTAATGAACCTCTTATAAATCATATAGAATCTTTAACCTATCACATTCTCATGTATGACATTCGGATATTTGGACCTATCTTGTAAGAGACTTGTTGGGGAAGAAGTGATGAGTTGGGGAAAAGGTTAGTAACATGAGTTGGAGTTTCTGACATATTTAGTGAAGGAAGATTTCAAAAGCAATAGTTTTTTTCTCATGAGAAGATGTGATCTGGGTACCTGTTGTTTGACTTGTTTCACCTCAATTCCCATCAACCAAAGCGTCAGAGAGGTGCCTTTGAGAATCATCATAGCACTGTTATTAGAGTTCAGGTTTTGATGTGATATTGGGTATATTTTGGAGGTGTAAAGCTCATTCTCATTGTTATGGGATATGGATGTCAGGATGAGTACCCAAACCAAAAGAAAGAGAACTATGTAAGGAAACTATAATTTTCGCGTATTCATACCCTAAAAGTCATATTCCGGTAGTTAACTAATCTATACTCGGATGTGTATTCATACCGTAGATGTCATATTCTAATAGTCAACTAATCTGAGAGACTCTACGCCGTAAATAATGTTCAGACTCATTGTAGCCTGAGAGAAACCAGACTCGGGAGAAAGCCACAAACTAGAGAGCTTCAGGTTAAGAGTTGGAGCAGATAAAGAGTGGCTATCACTTTGTCCTCGGGAAACTAGATGCAAACAATGAAGCCTAATTATCTCAACTGCAGCTGAGGCTGCAAAGTGAAAAACATAACACTCGCTAGATCTTTGAGGAGACCAAGAGCAGTTCACAACTTTGTTGCAAACAACCGAGTAGGTTAGCTGTTTATCAATAATGAAATACCACAAAGGAAATTGCCCTAAACGATAGTCCAAGTGAGGTACTCATTCATCTATCAAGGAAAAGAAAAGGTCAAGCCTACAATCAGTGTACATTTCGGCTAAAAAAGAAAGAAAGAATGAAAATTTATTCCGTACAGTTCGTATACATTTTCAGGTAGAAACCTAAACTGTGGCAAAACAGGTTTATGAAGTCCGCTTCACAGTTCACACACTGTACAAATTGCAGACTCAAAGAAGAAAAGATTACCTATAGAAAAGGAAACAGCTCTATGATGATAAAAGTTAAAACAATTTTTTATGAGGACAAGTCAATAAACAGAGAAGTCATGAATTGATATGGATGAAGAATGTATCTATACACGGCAAATTAACAATATAACACCAATCACAACATTTTGCTGCATGCTTAAAGAACAAAGCAACATCCTGCATCTCATACTCCCAAATATGCCGGTGTCTTTTTTCCCACTTTTGTACCTTCTTATTTTACNNNNNNNNNNNNNNNNNNNNCCTATCTGCAATCTTTGTACGACAAATTGGGCACTCGGAACAAGCAAGTGAGCACGACTTACATACTGCAAAAGATGAACAGTTACCAGTTACCAAAAGAAAAAAGGGTGGAAAGAGTTGTGAGAGCTTTACATAGAACTTCAAAATCACTTACAACAAAAATGCCGGCAAGGCAATAGAATTGCTGCAGTTGGTGCTTCAAAGCATACTTTACAGAGATGAGAATTGCCATCACCATTTCCCTGGTGTTTGAGCTCTTTTTCCTTCATCTCTAGCATTCGAGCCTGAAAACAGAGAAGTACAATCTATCACACAACCTTCAAAGCTCTTAACTACTCCAAAGCTTCATAGGTTGCAGACACTCGCTTAACTCTCTTTCTTTTCTCTTTTATCCCCACCCCACCCATTATATGCCAGTGGGTTGTGGCCTGTTGGTTGTTTGAATCCAACCATCTTTCCAAAACTCAACTCCAGGTTCTAAAAGGAATAGCAAAACAAGCCTAGCTCACTAAAGTTAAAAGATAATGCAGATTCTGTTTTACCTTAAGGCGAAGAACAAGCGGTTCTTCAGTGCGAATTTCATCATTAGCTGGTTTTGAAACATCCAACGTTTGTCTCTCTTTGGGGATAGTATTACTCTCACTGTCATTTGTTTTAAAACCATTATTGTTTTCCATGGCATCATTGTGTCTTTCTTCTGTGGTAGTCTCAGGGATAGCTCCACCTTCTTTCTTTAACTTTGCAACCAGAACCCACATGTTTGCCAAGTCATTTTCCAGAGCTTCTTCTCTTTTCTTTGCATCTTCAACCTTTTTCCTGTATTCCGCCTCTACAAATTCCTTTTCAGACAGAGCAGCCTCAAGAGCTGCCTCTCGCTGTTTCCTAGCCTGGAGTTCCATCCTTAAATCATCAGAATCAAGATTCCAGGACTCAAAGTCATCAGATAGCATATCACCAGCACGACCAGAAAGCCTCCCTTTTCTCCCAGGTCTTAGTCCATCATTGTACTTGCGATTAACGCCATTACCAGGATGCATGTTAGAACTTCTAGAATTATTAGCTAGCTCACGAGCAGCCAACAACTCTTTCTCTAGTTTGGCATTCTGTAATGACAGTTTTGTCACTTCACCGGCCAAATTTTTCAACTCAACAGCAGCAGCAGATGCCAGTTCCTTTGCATAAGAAGCTTCTTCAGCCAGCTTTTGATTTTGCACATGTAACCCACTATTCTCCTCTGAGAACTGAACATGCTCCAGTTTTAGTCTTTCATTCTCAATCTCCTATGAAGAAACAAAAGCATGAATCAGTTAAAGAATACATCAAAATGGAAGCAACCTCTTGAATTACTACAAGAACATCTTCAAGCACAATAGAAAATTGAGGGTTTAACACTACCAATTATTATTAATTAATTAATTAATTAATTAATAATAATACTACCAACTGTCATAAACTAACAAAAATATAGAAAGTGCAACTCAGCCAATGGGCAGAATTTTTGACACTGCAGAAACAGAGCATGTAGTAATCCAGGGTCTATGGATTCACAAGTTAAGAAAGAACAGTAACCACCTGAGACTGGATTTTCTTTCTCAATTCATCAACATACTCTTCAGATACACTGTGCTCAGAAAACCCTGATGATTTCTCACCAGGTAATGAAGCTATGCGCCGCTCTAACTGATTCACTTTTTCTTGCAATTCCAAGTTCTCAGCACACTGAAAAGTTAAAAAAAATATATTCATACATACAACATGTACATATTTATGTAACAAAGAAAATAAAGGACAAAGCTAGATGGAATAGTATTCTAACCTTATTCTGCAGTTGCTCCTGAAGAATACGATTGTCTGCCGATTTTATCTGCATAAATTTTACTCAAAAGAATGAAATTCTATTACCATTGGAAAATACTATGTTATTATCTACCGCTTGGGGTCCATCAAACACTAATATATAAAACACTATAACATAAGATAAGCACTCACTTCCAACTCAAACCCCTTCTCATCGCACTGTGTCATCAGTCTCTTTACTGTCTGTAGCAATTAAAACAAAATTTCAGCTTTGAGAAAGTAGGATACAGTCACACAGAGAACTATGTATGAAATTATGAGAACAAAGAACAACCTGCTGCATCTCAACCAAAGATGCGTTAGAGACTGAAGCCTCGCCACTTTCATTGATGCGTTGTTCTAAAACCCTCATTTGCCTTCTCTTTTCATGGATATCACGTTCCAAGTTTTCAATCTGTAGGGAAGCATACTTATAATATCAAATGCCTATTAACGGAAACACACATACTTCAGGTGCGCAAATGAAGCTTTCAACTAGTAAATTTTCCAGATAGCAGAATGCTGGATTGTAATGCATGGAAGAAGATTGCATATCTGATTACATTAATCAATAAATTCTCTTCTTATCAAACAGTGTGTAAAGGGGCAATAATTAGCTCTTCTGAAAACAACAGTGCAGAATAGGCTTTGGCAACAACGAATAGAAATTTTACTTGAACTTTGGAGCTATCAGGGTCATTCACAGACTGCTCCACCATTCGCTTCAAGGTGCTGGTGCCAAGTGCTATCTCTCCAGCAAGCATCTTTACTTGCTCGACAAGTAGGTCTATATGATCCGTCATTGTCATCCCTCCCTAAATATATATAATAGCTATTAATAAAGCAATCATAATCACATCACAAAAAAGCTTGTTAATATTCAATGAAAACACAAAAGCCCATATTTAATGGCTTGAGCTGTAATTGTATTTAGAACTGAATCATTGATAACAATATTTTTGCTAAATTCAAAGGTTTATTTGTTGAACTGAGAAAAGAATAAAAATGTAAATATATTAGAACTTACTGTTACAGCTTGAGTTAATTCTGTAATTGCACTGCCAGCTGGTGAGAGCTCTTCGTTCCATCTGCTGGAAGATCTTTTGTGCCTGAAACCATTAGACAGATCTGATGGGACCCCAGACACAGAAGAAGGTGAGTCCTGGTTCTCACTTTCTATTAGCAAGGATCCGTCACGCACTACTTCCGTTTTCTGACAGAGAAAAGCCCCAAAAGGTTAAGCATTCTATTGCGAACAAGTACCAGAGATCAAGTGTTGATAACAGTATAAAATTGTAGAGGGTGATAAACTGGACAGATAATCACGGAAAATGAAAAAGAGAATTCAGATTTAAATATGTGAGAGGAAAGGAAATCCCTGTATTAATATCTAATATAAGCTACCAAACAGTGACATGAACATGCATCCTTCTATTATAGGCCTTCCACATAAGGCATCTCCTCGTAAGTAATTTGTCTCTTTGGAAATAACAGTATCCAGCATTCAAGGCTTAACATACTAGGTTCAGAAAAAGAGTAAAAATGACAACAGCAGATACCATGCTTTCTTTGTAACTTAGTCCAGTAAAAGGTACTCACATCGTCCTCACCAACTGAAAAATGTCGTTGGTGGGTGGGAATATCACTCAGACATCCGGGAATTGTATTTTTCGATGAAACAAGAATAAGCTTTGTCAGCCTCTGGATTCTACTCATAAGAGCAGCCTTTGCTTCCTCTTCTTCCTCCAATCTTGATTGCATTTTGACTTGGCCTTCTTCCAACTAGTTGGAAAATAGCAAATACGATATGTGAATTTAAATCATAAACAAAAATTAAGCCATGCCACAATCAACCAAAACTGATATATTGAGAAGAAAACCTTCTGCTTCAAAGTGATAATTTCCTCATGACTGATACCAACAAGCATCCCCTTCCTTAGCTGATCAAGCTCTTCTTTAAGGACTGAAATTTCTCTTTGGTACTTCTTAATTAAAGACTTCTCATCAATAATCTGCTAGAAATATTTTCAGGAAAACAAAAACAGAGGAATGGTTAGCTATAAGTGTTTATGTTGAGTCTTGATTTGAATTCCAATACATACAGTAAAATGTAGCACACCTTATTACGTGATGCATAGATTTCTACTCGCTTTGCTCTGCTTGCGAACTTCAATGTATTATGGGTTTCCTCCATGCTACTTGATGCAGGAGTAACGGTGCAAATAAGCTGGAAATTATACAAAGACAGCACAAAAGGATGCAAAGTTATAACAATTTTAACTGCATAAATATTTTCAGAACAATTGATTCAAAAGCACATACATTGAGAGCTTTTTCAAACAAACTATAAGCAATGAACAAATAAACACAAAATCATGGAATGATGTTTCATTTTGTAAATTATAGGATCAACAGCAACAGATCAATAGGGCAAACAAATGTAGCATCTGAAACTCACTGAAACATGTCCATGCCCACTTAGCGAAGATTGTAGAAGGCGGGTGAGCTTAGAATCTCGATATGGAACATGGGATGCCTTTCCCTCACTCAGCTTCCCAATTACCTTCATTGCAACCAAAGTTTAAAGCATAAACATCGTGATGGTTTACATATCAATTGAGACATCAAAGTGATTAGTAAGCCTAGGGTGAACATTTTACTTCATATTTGTCACTTCTTTGCTCAAATATATAACAGTGATTTATTAAACGATAGTTGCATGTAAAGTTCTCCTCAGCTAAAATTGGAAAGTGCATCAGCTATAATGTTGCCAAACAAAAATGCTAACGATGGCATGCAATACATATGCATGTAAGCTTTCGTAATTCCATACATATGTGACTAAACATAATGCACTTTTTAAAGCTACAAAATTAGAAAGTGCTATAAAAGATCTCAGCATTTAGTAATATAATTTATAACAAGGCACATACAGTTCCTAGAGTTAAAAGGCTCTTGTTTATGTAAGACCCTTCCTTTCTTCTTAGTCCAGTTGTTTCAGTTTTCGAGCTCTCAGATCCAGCTAGATCAATCAAGTTCTACACAAAAGAAATAAACAAGTTAAGGAATAAAAGTACATGGATACAGATAAATAATCTGATACTTAGGAATGACAAGTATTTTATCCATACAAGTTGAGAGAAGATCACTCCATCGTATTCATCACCATGGGCACTACTTTCAATCATCTGCAAATGAGTAAAAATTCAGCAGATCCTTGTTTGTTTCTTTGTTTGGGCCTTTGGCCCCCATTTATCCAAAAAAAAATTCAGCAGACCCTAAAGCAGTCAAGTTGTCATGCAGCTATAAACGAATAAATCACATCAGACACAATGATCATTTTTAAAAAGCAAATTAAATAATTTTGACTCCAAGTACTATCCAAATTGATCAGTAAACTATGTATTGCCCTCAGCAACAATATTTGAAATACTTATGTCACCAATATCTCTAAATATGAACTGCAAAATTGTTCCAGGAGGAACAGGGAAGGCTTACACAACTAATGGAAATGCCTTTTTTATAACCAGTAACTTAACAATGAATGCATGACTTCTTGCAAGGAGAACTTGGTGGATCAAGATAGATCAAATATAGAACAGCAAATGGAATTACTGCATCTCATTACAATCATAACAGTGCAAACTGATAATTAATGAGGAATGTTTACCAGTGTAAATATGGTGTGACTTCTACTACTGAACAAATTATAATTGTTTGATCCAACATGACGGTGCTCTGCCATTACCATATAACAATTTAAAAGTCAGTCAACAAAATTTGAACAGTCATTCAGTTTAAGCAAATAAACTGATGGAAGAAAAAAGAAATGTAAATCTAACAAAAGCCATCACTACAAGTACCTTCTCCAGCAGCAATAAACGAAAGTGCATGCCCTGGAGACAAAACTACTTCTTCTTTAATACCCTCAACATATGTACCCTGAAAACCGAGCATTATTGTAAGTTTGTAACCAAAAAGAAATACTAGTGTATCAAATATTACATAAATCAGTCAAAAAAATATGGGGAAAAACAACACAGTGAGCAAACACAATTGATGCCAGAGGAGATGAATGATTATGAAGGGCCTTTAGAAACAGAAGAAAGAGATGATATTACAATAAGAAATTAGGAATTCCAATAAAAGAAAATTAGCAAACCTGTGAATCTTCTCTGACACGCAAATTTTGACCTGTTGGATCAAGCAAGTCATTTATCACCTGAATACATATCACAAAGAGCGCTAAAATCAATCACCCAGACAAATAGTGTCCTTGTTAAGGCAAAACACCAAAACTAATAAAAGTTAAAAGATATTGATCAAAAGAAGAACAAAAATTATGAATATAAAGATAATAAATGCTGGCAAGCATATAATTCTACTAACCTCATTATAAATCTCAAGATACGAGACCCGTAGTAGAAACTCCCTTCCTGGGGTCTGAAATCAAAATTCCGCTAACAATTAACAACATGTAACTCAATTCAATATCTCATCAGTATAAGCTAAAAAACGGATGATTAAGCTTCCATACGTGGCAAAACAAGAGCAGTGATACAATTGGCAAGCAACAAACAATTACAAACTGAACAATTCACAGAAAGTGATAGGTAGAACTCCTATCTGTTAGGTTACTATGCCAATAGAACAAAACCAAAGAATCCGA
The window above is part of the Fragaria vesca subsp. vesca linkage group LG2, FraVesHawaii_1.0, whole genome shotgun sequence genome. Proteins encoded here:
- the LOC101301753 gene encoding uncharacterized protein LOC101301753; the protein is MASSSSRARSSSPFSSYRKPSSPYSSTSSSSSLINGARPLIPRSCSTSSATSFYSSGGGLGPRSATPSRSRSESMYQGSRSYGAVSPVGFAADELMADSVDAPRSGDSISVTIRFRPLSEREYQRGDEVTWYADGDKIVRNAYNPVTAYAFDKVFGQDTNSQEVYEVAAKPVVKAAMEGVNGTVFAYGVTSSGKTHTMHGDQNAPGVIPLAIKDVFSMIQDTPGREFLLRVSYLEIYNEVINDLLDPTGQNLRVREDSQGTYVEGIKEEVVLSPGHALSFIAAGEEHRHVGSNNYNLFSSRSHTIFTLMIESSAHGDEYDGVIFSQLNLIDLAGSESSKTETTGLRRKEGSYINKSLLTLGTVIGKLSEGKASHVPYRDSKLTRLLQSSLSGHGHVSLICTVTPASSSMEETHNTLKFASRAKRVEIYASRNKIIDEKSLIKKYQREISVLKEELDQLRKGMLVGISHEEIITLKQKLEEGQVKMQSRLEEEEEAKAALMSRIQRLTKLILVSSKNTIPGCLSDIPTHQRHFSVGEDDKTEVVRDGSLLIESENQDSPSSVSGVPSDLSNGFRHKRSSSRWNEELSPAGSAITELTQAVTGGMTMTDHIDLLVEQVKMLAGEIALGTSTLKRMVEQSVNDPDSSKVQIENLERDIHEKRRQMRVLEQRINESGEASVSNASLVEMQQTVKRLMTQCDEKGFELEIKSADNRILQEQLQNKCAENLELQEKVNQLERRIASLPGEKSSGFSEHSVSEEYVDELRKKIQSQEIENERLKLEHVQFSEENSGLHVQNQKLAEEASYAKELASAAAVELKNLAGEVTKLSLQNAKLEKELLAARELANNSRSSNMHPGNGVNRKYNDGLRPGRKGRLSGRAGDMLSDDFESWNLDSDDLRMELQARKQREAALEAALSEKEFVEAEYRKKVEDAKKREEALENDLANMWVLVAKLKKEGGAIPETTTEERHNDAMENNNGFKTNDSESNTIPKERQTLDVSKPANDEIRTEEPLVLRLKARMLEMKEKELKHQGNGDGNSHLCKVCFEAPTAAILLPCRHFCLCKSCSLACSECPICRTKIADR